The Streptomyces capitiformicae genome contains the following window.
CCGTACGCATCAGTCCGATCTGGATCAGGATCGGGACCAGGATCAGGAAGCGAGTTCTTCATGACCTCAGTGGTCAACAGCGCCGTGTGGATACGTCGTTACCGGCCCGCCCCCGCGGCGGCCGTCCGGCTGCTCTGTCTGCCGCACGCGGGCGGCTCGGCGAGCTACTACCACCCCATGGTGCGCGCTCTCGCGCCCGCGGCCGATGTGCTGGCCGCGCAGTATCCGGGCCGCCAGGACCGGTACTCCGAGCCGCCACTGGAGAGCATCCTGGAGCTGGCCGAACGGATCACCGAGGCCGTCACCGGGGACGACCGTCCGCTCGCCCTCTTCGGGCACAGCATGGGCGCCCTCGTCGCCTACGAGGTGGCCCTGCGGCTGGAAGCCGCCGGACGTGCCCCGGTCCGGCTGTTCGTCTCGGGGCGGCGCGCGCCCTCCACCGTCCGGGCCGGCCTGGAGCTGCACAAGGCCGACGACACCGCGCTGCTG
Protein-coding sequences here:
- a CDS encoding thioesterase II family protein; amino-acid sequence: MTSVVNSAVWIRRYRPAPAAAVRLLCLPHAGGSASYYHPMVRALAPAADVLAAQYPGRQDRYSEPPLESILELAERITEAVTGDDRPLALFGHSMGALVAYEVALRLEAAGRAPVRLFVSGRRAPSTVRAGLELHKADDTALLEAVRRLDGTDGQVFEDEELVRLVLPAIRGDYKALETYEPRPSDRLTCPVTVLTGDDDPMTTVAEARAWTAHTDGPTEVCVFPGGHFYLNDRAQEVVDVVRRHLGLGL